GAAGTCGGACAGGCGCAGGCCCGCGAACGCGACCTTCGAAACGCTAAGCGCCGCCAGCCGGCGGAGAGCTCCCGCAATGCGCAGCCGCGCCTCTTCGGCGTCCCAGCGCTTGTAGTCATCGATCGTCTCAAGCTGTCGTTCGATAGACTCTGTTCGCGCCCGGCGCTGCGCGAAGGCTTCGTACACCACCAAAATCACGAACACGTCGAGCGTCATGCCACCTAGTTCAGGCCAAAGCTGCCCGGGATCCTCGCCATCAGCAACGCCCCAGATGAGCGTGATTGCGCCGCAGGTGATGAGCAGGAGCAATGCGACTGCAAAGCTCGATCTGAAGAACCGCGTCAGACTGACTTGCCAAGCGGGTGGGGACGCTCGTCGCTGGCGAGGCGAAACCAGGAGGGCGTCGCGACAGCCCACCCCTGCGAGAACGCGGCTCAACGCCAATCGCGCTCGGATAGCCCAGGCGCGTGGTCGCGGTTCGGGTCTGGGGGAAGAAGAATTCAGCTTGACCATCACCTCAGTCTATTCGCGTCCGCACGAGGCTGTCTCGCGCGCGCAGGGCATCCGCGCTCGAAGCGCTACGGCCGTCCTGCGCCAACGACCGACTAGGGCAGCGTATCTCAGGTTACCGGGAAACCACTCGCAACGAGCAGGAGGGCCTAGGCCAAGCTGTTGCCATTGGCGCTAAGCCGGAGAGTAGACTTCCAGCAATTTGCCAAAACAGCTGTGCCAAGCCACCAGGACGTCGCGCTAGCGAGGGCCTGCAGCGACCAATTGATGGGCGCGCAGTTGGTGGTAGGGAACGGGGAGACGACGCTGGCTCGGATCAGAGATTGAGGGCGACCATAGTCCCCGCTAGCTCTGGACCGTGAACTTCCAGACGCTCCGCCTCTCCGCGCGACCCCTGAGCGCCGACGATCTGGATGATCTGGTCGCGCTGCACCTTGATGCGGAGGTGTCGCGGTTCCTGGGCGGGGTGCGGTCGGCGGCGGTGACGGCTGAGTATCTGGCGACGAATCTGCAGCACTGGGACGACCATGGCTTTGGCCTGTGGGTGCTGCGCGATCATGCCGGGCGCTTCGCGGGCCGGGCGGGGGTGCGGTGGACGGCGCTGGAGGGCGTGGCGGAGGTGGAGATCGCCTACGCGTTCCATCGGGCGTTCTGGGGGCGGGGCTTGGCGACTGAGGTGGCGCAGGCTCTGGTGGGCCTTTGGCGGGACGGCGGGTTCTCGGCGTCGCTGGTGGGGATCGCGTCGGCGGAGAATGGGGCGTCGCGCGGGGTGCTGACGAAGGCCGGGCTCGTCTATGAGCGGGACGCCGGCTTTCATGGCGAGCCGGTGGTGGTCTACCGGCTCGGCCGACCTTAGAGGCTGCCCCGCCAAGCTGGGCCGTTCCCGTCAGTGGTTCAAACGCGGGCTGACGCGTCCCGCTAGGGGAGGGAGTCGGGGAGGCTGAAGAAGGCCCACCACAGCAACAGGGCGGCGACGACCAGCACGACGACGTTCAGGAGGCAGCCTAGTCGCCCGGCGAAGGGTGCGGCGCGCCTGTCGCGGGGCAATCCAAAGCCCGCGGTGATGCCCCAGCCCAACAAGAGCAGCCCAAGGGCTCCACCGAACAGCGGGAGCAACATCTGTCGTCCTAACCCATCAGGTTGAGACTACCGAAACGGTCCAACGGCGTAAAAGAGCCCGGCGGGGTTCGCGAGCTCGCGCCTTGCCTCGCGCCTCAGGGCAGAAAAGGCCGCCTTATGGTGACGTTGGCCCTGCGGCAGGGTGACCCTCCCGCACAATATCGATGAACCGCCGCAGGCGCGCCGGCAGGTGGCGGCGGCCGGGGTAGTAGAGGCGCAGGCCGGGGTAGGGGGGCGTCCAGTCGCTGAGGACCGTGACGAGGGCGCCGCTGGCCAGGGCGGCTTCGACGCTGGAGGCGGAGACGTAGGCGAGGCCGGCGCCGGCCAGGGCGGCGGCGATCATGAGTTCCGAGCTGTTCAGGGTGAGCGCGCCGGGGACGTCGATCTGGGTCTGGCGGCCGTCGCGCTCGAATTCCCAGCGGTAGAGGGCGCCGGAGGTGCGGCGGATGCGGATGCACTGGTGGGCGGCGAGGTCGTCCGGGGTCTGGGGCGTGCCGAATTCGGCCAGGTAGGCGGGGGCGGCGACCACGATGTGGCGCAGGTCGTGGGTGATCGGCACGGCGATCATGTCGGGCGGGACGGCGTCGGCCAGGCGCACGCCGGCGTCGAAGCCTTCGGTGACGATGTCGATGGCGTGGGCGTCTATGACGAGGTCGACGGCGACGTCGGGGTAGAGGCGCCGATAGGCCAGGACATAGCGCGACAGCAGGTGTTGGGCGCCCATGGGGGTGGCGTTGAGGCGCAGCGTCCCGGTGGGGGTCTCGGCATGGCGGCCGGCGGCGGCCATGGCCTCGCGGATCGCCGCGGTGGCGGGGGCGACCTGGGCGACGAACTCCTGGCCGGCCTGGGACAGGGCGACGCTGCGGGTGGTGCGGTTGAAGAGGCGCACGCCGAGGCGGGCCTCCATGGCCGCCACCGCGTGGCTGACCGCGGAGGTGGAGACGCCCAGGGCGGAGGCCGCGGCGGTGAAGCCGCCGAGGCGGGCGACAGCCAGGACCATCTCGAGCTCCAGCAGATCGCGTCCGGGCATTATCCGGGTTTCCTCATCAGTTCATGGCGATTTTCCCGGATTATCGCAGCTCCGCGGCGGCGGTACACCGGCGATATGGAAAAGCAGCCTGTTTCGAACATCATCTTTGGGACCATGACGATCGGCCGCGAGGGCTATGGCGCGCGGGTCGGCGACCTGGCGCTGGCGGGGGAGATGCTCGACGTCTTCGCCGGGTTCGGCCATCGCGACCTGGACACTTCCGAGAATTATGGAGGGGGGAGTTGCGAGGCGATGCTGGGCGAGCTCGCCGTCACCGAGCGGTTCACCATCGCGACGCGGTTTCACGCGGGGCCTGGCGCGAGCCACACCGCGCCGGAGATCCGGCGGCGCCTTGGGGTCTCGCTGGCGCGGCTCAACACCCAGCGGACGGACGTGTTCTACCTCTCGCTGATCGATCCGGATGTCCCGCTGGAGGAGACCTTGGGCGCGGTGGACGCGCTGCATCGCGAGGGGGTCATCGGCGAGCTGGGCCTGAGCAACATCAGCGCCTGGCGGGTGGCCGAGATCGTCGAGACCACGCGGCGGAAGGGCTGGCTCGCGCCCACGGTCTATCAGGGGATCTACAATGCGGTGACGCGGCCGGTGGAGCCGGAGCTGCTGCCCTGCCTTCGGCGGTATGGGCTGCGGTTTCACGTCTTCAATCCGCTCGCCGGGGGGGCGCTGGCGACCGGGGTGGGACAGGAGGCGGCGGTCGCGCCGGGGTCGCGGTTCGACGCCGGCCTGCCGCAGGGGCAGGCCTATCGGCGGCGGTATTGGAACGACGCCTATGGGTCGGCGATCGCGGGGCTGCAGGCGACCTGCGGCGCGCTGGGCCTGAACCCCGCCGCCGTCGCGTTGCGCTGGATGGTCCACCACTCGGCCCTCGACGGGCGGTTTGGCGATGGGGTGATCGTCGGCGCCTCGAAGCCGGAGCATCTGCGGGCCAATTTGGCGGCGCTGAAGGCGGGGCCGCTGCCGCAGGCGGCGCTGGAGGCGATCGAGACGGCGAACGCGGCGGCCGCGCCTCAGTCGCCGCCGTACTTCTTCGCGATGCCGCGGTAGGCGGCCGGCGGGGGCGGGCCGCCCTGCTCAGCGATCTGGCCGCCGTGAAGGCGGCCTACGAAGCGCGAGCCTTCCCAGATCTCCATGCCGGCCTGTCCGGCGGTGCGGAAACCCCAGAGCAGGGCCGTGCGATCGTCGAAGAACATCGCTTCCAGGGGCGCCGCGGCGGGGTCGCGCGGCAGGGTGTAGAATCGATAGGCAGGCACGCCTGCTTCATAGGCGAAACCCGCGGCCGCTGAACAGCGGCGACCTGGGCTCGGCCGCCGCTTGCGGGTGGCCTTCCGCGCTCGCCCGCGCTAGCAGACCGGCCATGATCCGCCTCGACAACATCTCCAAGCAGAATGGCCACCAGATCCTGTTCATCGAGGCCTCGATGGGCGTGCAGAAGGGCGAGAAGGTCGGCCTGGTGGGGCCGAACGGGGCGGGGAAGACGACGCTGTTCCGGATGATCACCGGGCAGGAGGCGCCGGACGACGGGCTGGTGGTGATCGATCCGGGCATGACCATCGGCTACTTCAGCCAGGACGTCGGCGAGATGTCCGGGCAGAGCGCGGTCGCCGCGGTGATGGATGGGGTGGGGCCGGTGAGCGCGCTCGCCGCGGAGATGACGCGGCTGGAGGCGGCGATGGTCGATCCGGACCAGGCGGCTGAGCTCGAGGCCATCATGGACCGCTATGGCGAGGTGCAGGAGCGGTTCCAGGCGCTGGACGGCTATGCGCTGGATGCGCGGGCGCGCGAGGTGCTGGCGGGCCTGAGCTTCAGCCAGGAGCGGATGGAGGGCGATGTCGGCCTGCTGTCCGGCGGCTGGAAGATGCGCGTGGCGCTGGCGCGGATCCTCCTGATGCGGCCGGACGGGATGCTGCTGGACGAGCCCAGCAACCACCTGGACCTGGAGAGCCTGATCTGGCTGGAGGCGTTCCTGAAGGACTATGACGGCGCGCTGCTGATGACCTCGCACGACCGGGCGTTCATGAACCGGATCATCGGCAAGGTGGTGGAGATCGATGGCGGCCAGCTGATCACCTACTCCGGCGATCTCGACTTCTACGACCAGCAGCGGGCGCTGGGCGAGCAGCAGCGGCAGGCGCAGTACGAGCGCCAGCAGGCGATGCTGGCCAAGGAGATCAAGTTCATCGAGCGGTTCAAGGCGCGCGCCAGCCACGCCGCCCAGGTGCAGAGCCGGGTGAAGAAGCTCGACAAGATCGAGCGCGTCGAGGCGCCGCGGCGGCGCCAGTCGGTGGAGTTCGAATTCCGCAGCCCGCCGCGGTCGGGCGACGACGTGATCAGCCTGAAGAACGTGCACAAGGGCTATGGCGACCAGCCGATCTATGCGGGGCTGGACCTCCTGGTGCGGCGCAAGGAGCGCTGGTGCGTGCTGGGGGCCAATGGGGCGGGCAAGTCGACGCTGCTGAAGCTGGTGGCGGGAGCCACAGCGCCGGACCAGGGGGCGGTGAGCCTGGGGGCCAGCGTGAAGATGGGCTATTTCGCCCAGCACTCCATGGACCTGCTGGACGGCGAGGAGACGATCTTCGAGTCGCTGGACGGGGCGTTCCCGCAAGCCGGCCAAGGGGCGTTGCGGACGCTGGCGGGGTGTTTCGGCTTCTCCGGGGACGACGTGGAGAAGCCCTGCCGGGTGCTGTCGGGCGGGGAGAAGGCCAGGCTGGTGATGGCCAAGATGCTGTTCGACCCGCCGAACCTGCTGGTGCTCGACGAGCCGACCAACCACCTGGACATGGCGACCAAGCAGATGCTGGTCACGGCGCTGGCGGACTTCGAGGGCACGATGCTGTTCGTCAGCCACGACCGGCACTTCCTGGGGGCGCTGTCGAACCGGGTGCTGGAGCTGACGCCGGAGGGCGTGCACCAGTACGGCGGGGGCTATACGGACTATGTCAGCCGCACCGGCCAGGAAGCGCCGGGGCTGCACCCCGGCGGGTAGCGGCCGGGGCGCATGACCTGGGCCCTATGTCAGCCGCTGACTGACGCTGGCCGGCAAGCACGGCTATAGTCAGCCGACCGACGGTGCGCGGTGATGATGGGGGCGCCAAATTGATGCGGGGTTCGCCCGATGACGGCCGCGAGGAGACCGCGTTTCTCGCCGGCGGCGGCGAGATGGGCGCGCGTATCCGCGCCTTCGATTGGGCGAAGACGAGCCTGGGCGCGCCCGAGGGCTGGCCGCAAAGCCTGAAGACCACCGTCCGCCTGCTGCTGTCCTCCGGCCATCCGATGTTCATCTGGTGGGGACCTGAGCTGCTGCAGTTCTACAACGACGCCTATGCGCGCTCGATCGGGCCTGAGCGGCACCCCGGCGCCCTGGGCGGGCCGGGGCGGCCCTGCTGGGCGGAGATCTGGGATATCATCGGGCCGCAGATCGAGCAGGTGATGGCCGGCCGCGGCGCCACCTGGCACGAGAACCACCTGGTGCCGATCACGCGCCACGGCCGGCGCGAAGACGTCTGGTGGACCTATAGCTACTCCCCCATCGACGAGCCCGAGGCGGCGAGCGGCGTCGGCGGGGTGCTGGTGATCTGCGCGGAGACGACCGAGCGGGTGCAGGCCGAGCGGGCGGCCGCGCGCGAGCTGGAGAACCTCGGCCGGCTGTTCGATCAGGCGCCGACGTTCATGGCGCTGCTGCACGGGCCGGAGCATCGCTTCCAGCTCGCCAATCCCAGCTATCTGCGGCTGGTCGGCGGGCGGCCGGTGGCGGGCAAGACGGTGTTGGAGGCCCTGCCGGAGACCGCCGAGCAGGGGTTCGTCGGCCTGCTGGACGAGGTGTTCCGGACCGGCCAGCCGTTCATCGCCAATGGCGTGCGCTACCTGATGCCGTTGGAGGCGGGCGATCGTCCGGTCGAGCGGTTCCTGGACTTCATCTACCAGCCGATCATCGGGCCGGACGGCTTGGTGGCGGGGATTTTCGTCGAGGGCGCCGATGTCACCGACCGCGCCCTGGCCGAGGCCGCGCTGCGGGAAAGCGAGGACCGCTTCCGCGCCCAGGCCGACCACCTGCGGCTGATGGTCGATGAGCTGAACCACCGGGTGAAGAACACCTTGGCGACGGTGCAGTCGGTGACCGACCAGACGCTGCGCCGGGCGCAGATCGCGGCGTCTGTGCGCCAGGCGCTGACCTCGCGGCTGATCGCGCTCAGCCGGGCCCACGACGTGCTGACCAATGAGAACTGGTCCGGGGCCGACCTGCACGAGATCGTCGCCCAGGCCGCCGCGCCCTATCAGCCGGAGGGCGCAGAACGACGGCTGAGCTGGCGGGGACCGGACGTCAGGCTATCGCCGCGCGCCGCGATCGCCCTGGCGATGACCCTGCACGAACTGACCACCAACGCCGTCAAGTACGGCGCGCTGTCGACGCCGACGGGGCGGGTGACCCTCGACTGGGTGTCGCCGGAGGATGGGGGGCTGAGGCTCACCTGGCGGGAGCAGGGGGGGCCGCCGGTCACGCCGCCGGTCCGCACCGGCTTTGGCACCCGCCTGATCCAGCGCGGCCTGCCCGGCGAGCTGGGCGGCGCCGTCAGCGTCGACTACGCGCCGACGGGCGTTGTCTGCGTCATTGAAGCCGGCTCGGTCGAACTGATCGATCGCCGGACCGGCGCCGCGCCCGAGGCGGCTTAACCCGGACGGCGGCGCGTTACGCGTCGTCGTCCATCTCTTCGATGAGATCGTTGAAGGCCTCGATCACCAGATCGACCTGATCGGCCGAGGCGGCGAATTCGGCGACCTGGCCGTCCTCGTCGGTCAAGCGCAGGACGTAGTCGTTCGCGCGGATCTCAATGGCGAAATTGGTCAGTTGTTTCATGGCGGTCTCCGGAATCGCTCGTCGCGATCCTAACGAAAAAGACCCGCCCGGTCGTGCAACCGGGCGGGCCCTCTCTCGTCGGCGGAAAAAGGGGGTTAAACCGCCGGCTTGGCTTTCAACCAGTCGATGACTTCCTGGACGGCGACGACGTCGGCGTACTTCAACTGGAGGTCGGTCAGGTTGGCGTAGTGGTAGCTCTCGTGCTTGTCGGCGCAGGTCTCTTCCGGGACGATGGTGCGGAAGCCGCGCGACAGGCTGTCGACGCCTGAGGCGCGGACGCAGCCGGAGGTGGAGCCGCCGGTCAAGACGACGGTGTCGACCTTGTGCCAGGTGAGATAGCTGGGCAGGGAGGTCTCGAAGAAGACCGACGGCATGCGCTTGGTGAAGACCAGGTCGACCGCGAAATCGATCTCGACGCGCGGGTCGAAGGCGTGGCGTTCGCTCTCGTACTTGATGTTCTGCAAGGAGTCGGCGGTGTTGGTGCGCGTGCCCCAGACGCCGGCGTCGCCCCCATCGTCCTTGTAGGCCACGTGGGACCAGATCACCGGCATGCCGCGCGAGCGGGCGAGGGCGGAGATCTCGTTGGTGTAGTCGATCTGCTTGGGGTCGGTGACGTAGGCGCTGGCCGGGAACAGGTCAGGCCGCGTGTAGGCCTGCTGGAAGTCGATGTTCACGATGGCCAGCTTCTCGCCGAAGCCAAAGCGCGCGCGCGCCGGGTTGGCCTTGACCGCTTCATAGATCTCGCGGGCCGTGCGGCCGTCCCGGACCATGGTCGGCTCGAAGGAGAGGGTGGATTTGGGAGAGGAGGGGTCCATGTCCATTGTTCTTGTCCTTTCTGTTGTTTCTTAGGCCGGCGCGCCCCGAGGCGGGCGAAGCGGCGTGACGTTGGCGGCCTCAATCCGGGCGGCGGCGGCGACCGCGGCCTCATGGGCCACGGCGGCTTCCTGGGAGGCGGCGTTCATGGCGTTGATGTGGGCGATGAACGGTTTGCGGGCGTAGAGCAGCAGACCGACGATGATCGGCGTGCAGCCGACGGCGACGATGGTGAGCGAGTAGCGTAGCGCCATCGGGTCGTGGAAGAGGTAGTCGGTAAGCAGCGGCACCAGGACCGGCACGACCCCGATGCCGATGAAGTTGGCGCTGAGCAGGTAGATGGCCACGGCCTGGGAGCGCATGGCGGCAGGCGCAGCCAGGCTGACGCAGGGGTGGGGCACGCCGAAGGCCGCGGCGATGATCAGGCCGCGGACCGCTGAGATGCCGAGCGCCAGGATCGGGCTCTCGGTCAGGAAGCCCACCACGTTCATCGGCAGGCAGATGAGGACGCAGATGACGCAGACCAGGATGTTGGCGTCCTCGCGGCCGCGCTTGCGCAGAATGTCAGTGAGCCAGCCGCCGCCGATGGCGCCGATGCTGCCGGTGAAAAGGTGGAAGATGCCGGTGGCCGCGCCGACCTGGGCGGGCGTCAGGCCATAGGTGCGCATGAAGAAGGTGGGCGTCCAGGAGCCGATGCCGGACAGCGCCGAGAGCATGGCGAAGCCCAGGATCATGCAAAGGACGGCGCGCTTGTGGGCGAAGATGTAACCGACA
This is a stretch of genomic DNA from Phenylobacterium immobile (ATCC 35973). It encodes these proteins:
- a CDS encoding GNAT family N-acetyltransferase, which codes for MNFQTLRLSARPLSADDLDDLVALHLDAEVSRFLGGVRSAAVTAEYLATNLQHWDDHGFGLWVLRDHAGRFAGRAGVRWTALEGVAEVEIAYAFHRAFWGRGLATEVAQALVGLWRDGGFSASLVGIASAENGASRGVLTKAGLVYERDAGFHGEPVVVYRLGRP
- a CDS encoding LysR family transcriptional regulator, producing the protein MPGRDLLELEMVLAVARLGGFTAAASALGVSTSAVSHAVAAMEARLGVRLFNRTTRSVALSQAGQEFVAQVAPATAAIREAMAAAGRHAETPTGTLRLNATPMGAQHLLSRYVLAYRRLYPDVAVDLVIDAHAIDIVTEGFDAGVRLADAVPPDMIAVPITHDLRHIVVAAPAYLAEFGTPQTPDDLAAHQCIRIRRTSGALYRWEFERDGRQTQIDVPGALTLNSSELMIAAALAGAGLAYVSASSVEAALASGALVTVLSDWTPPYPGLRLYYPGRRHLPARLRRFIDIVREGHPAAGPTSP
- a CDS encoding aldo/keto reductase family protein, yielding MEKQPVSNIIFGTMTIGREGYGARVGDLALAGEMLDVFAGFGHRDLDTSENYGGGSCEAMLGELAVTERFTIATRFHAGPGASHTAPEIRRRLGVSLARLNTQRTDVFYLSLIDPDVPLEETLGAVDALHREGVIGELGLSNISAWRVAEIVETTRRKGWLAPTVYQGIYNAVTRPVEPELLPCLRRYGLRFHVFNPLAGGALATGVGQEAAVAPGSRFDAGLPQGQAYRRRYWNDAYGSAIAGLQATCGALGLNPAAVALRWMVHHSALDGRFGDGVIVGASKPEHLRANLAALKAGPLPQAALEAIETANAAAAPQSPPYFFAMPR
- a CDS encoding ABC-F family ATP-binding cassette domain-containing protein — translated: MIRLDNISKQNGHQILFIEASMGVQKGEKVGLVGPNGAGKTTLFRMITGQEAPDDGLVVIDPGMTIGYFSQDVGEMSGQSAVAAVMDGVGPVSALAAEMTRLEAAMVDPDQAAELEAIMDRYGEVQERFQALDGYALDARAREVLAGLSFSQERMEGDVGLLSGGWKMRVALARILLMRPDGMLLDEPSNHLDLESLIWLEAFLKDYDGALLMTSHDRAFMNRIIGKVVEIDGGQLITYSGDLDFYDQQRALGEQQRQAQYERQQAMLAKEIKFIERFKARASHAAQVQSRVKKLDKIERVEAPRRRQSVEFEFRSPPRSGDDVISLKNVHKGYGDQPIYAGLDLLVRRKERWCVLGANGAGKSTLLKLVAGATAPDQGAVSLGASVKMGYFAQHSMDLLDGEETIFESLDGAFPQAGQGALRTLAGCFGFSGDDVEKPCRVLSGGEKARLVMAKMLFDPPNLLVLDEPTNHLDMATKQMLVTALADFEGTMLFVSHDRHFLGALSNRVLELTPEGVHQYGGGYTDYVSRTGQEAPGLHPGG
- a CDS encoding sensor histidine kinase, which produces MRGSPDDGREETAFLAGGGEMGARIRAFDWAKTSLGAPEGWPQSLKTTVRLLLSSGHPMFIWWGPELLQFYNDAYARSIGPERHPGALGGPGRPCWAEIWDIIGPQIEQVMAGRGATWHENHLVPITRHGRREDVWWTYSYSPIDEPEAASGVGGVLVICAETTERVQAERAAARELENLGRLFDQAPTFMALLHGPEHRFQLANPSYLRLVGGRPVAGKTVLEALPETAEQGFVGLLDEVFRTGQPFIANGVRYLMPLEAGDRPVERFLDFIYQPIIGPDGLVAGIFVEGADVTDRALAEAALRESEDRFRAQADHLRLMVDELNHRVKNTLATVQSVTDQTLRRAQIAASVRQALTSRLIALSRAHDVLTNENWSGADLHEIVAQAAAPYQPEGAERRLSWRGPDVRLSPRAAIALAMTLHELTTNAVKYGALSTPTGRVTLDWVSPEDGGLRLTWREQGGPPVTPPVRTGFGTRLIQRGLPGELGGAVSVDYAPTGVVCVIEAGSVELIDRRTGAAPEAA
- a CDS encoding isochorismatase family protein; the protein is MDPSSPKSTLSFEPTMVRDGRTAREIYEAVKANPARARFGFGEKLAIVNIDFQQAYTRPDLFPASAYVTDPKQIDYTNEISALARSRGMPVIWSHVAYKDDGGDAGVWGTRTNTADSLQNIKYESERHAFDPRVEIDFAVDLVFTKRMPSVFFETSLPSYLTWHKVDTVVLTGGSTSGCVRASGVDSLSRGFRTIVPEETCADKHESYHYANLTDLQLKYADVVAVQEVIDWLKAKPAV
- a CDS encoding MFS transporter, whose protein sequence is MTEKSPSVSEPGKGEAFSGVKGAWYVVILLAVANGVSFFDRGFVSLVIDPIKESLHVTDTQIGLMIGPAFVVFYSTVSLPIARMADARSRKHIILAGLVFWSACTGAFGMARNMFALGAARMGVGLGEAALVPAGVSIINDLVPREKIGRAVSMFTAGGMLGSTFSHLFGGFLLLWLTGVGVVTLPLLGALEPWQMAFLIISIPGLILAVVIATTMREPLRRIAAHEKKSATTREAVGYIFAHKRAVLCMILGFAMLSALSGIGSWTPTFFMRTYGLTPAQVGAATGIFHLFTGSIGAIGGGWLTDILRKRGREDANILVCVICVLICLPMNVVGFLTESPILALGISAVRGLIIAAAFGVPHPCVSLAAPAAMRSQAVAIYLLSANFIGIGVVPVLVPLLTDYLFHDPMALRYSLTIVAVGCTPIIVGLLLYARKPFIAHINAMNAASQEAAVAHEAAVAAAARIEAANVTPLRPPRGAPA